A stretch of DNA from Streptomyces sp. NBC_01197:
GGCCGGTGCCGAGACGGTCGCGATGATCGAGAAGGAGGGTGGCACCGCGGCGTTCCTGCGCTGCGACGTCAGCGACGAGGCGCAGGTCGAGGCGCTCGTCGGCGCGACGGTGTCCACCTTCGAGAAGCTGGACTTCGCGTTCAACAACGCGGGTACCAATGGTGTCTTCGCACCGATCGGTGACATAGACAGTGCCGTCTGGGACCGCGTGATGAAGGTCAGCCTCTACAGCCTCTTCTACTGTCTGAAGCACGAGGTGCGCGCGATGGAGGAGAACGGGGGCGGGGCGATCGTGAACACCGCCTCCGGTGCCGGACTGATCGGCATCGCCTACAACGCGCCGTACACCGCGGCCAAGTTCGGCGTCGTCGGCATCACTCGGAACGTCGCCATGGACTACGGCTCCAAGGGCATCCGGGTCAACGCACTCGCCCCCGGCTCCACGGCCACCCCGATGATGATGAACGCCTTCGAGCAGAACCCCGGCGACGAATTCAGGAACAGCATCCTGGCGGGCATCCCGATGGGAGTGCTGGCCGAGCCGGAGGACCAGGCCAACGCCGTCGTGTGGCTCTGCTCCGACCATGCGCGGATGGTCACGGGCGTGACGCTGCCGGTCGACGGCGGATACCTCGCGGGCAAGTAGACGACCCGCCCCGGGGCCGCGGGAGCGGCCCCGCACAGACAACGGCTGAACTCCACAGGAGGAGTAGGGACATGCCTGCACAGAACCTCGACTTCGGCGGCCGCATCGCGATCGTCACCGGCGCGGGCCAGGGCATGGGGCGCGCTCACGCCAAGATGCTCGCCTCGCGCGGTGCGCGCGTCGTCGTGAACGACCTCAATGCGGACAACGCCGCCTCGGTCGTTGCCGAGATCATCGACCACGGCGGTACCGCCGTGGTCGACGTCAACAACGTCGTCACCGGCGCGGAGTCCATCGTGCGCACCGCGATCGACGCGTACGGCGGGCTCGATGTCGTCGTGAACAACGCGGGCATCAACGCGTTCGGCACGTTCTGGGAGATGGACCGCGACACGTGGTGGCGCGTCTTCGACGTCGCGATCAAGGGCGTCGTCGAGGTGTCGCGCGCCGCGATGCCGCACCTCATCGCCTCGGGCACGGGGCGTCTGATCAACATCTCCTCGAACGGCCTCATGGGTGTGCCGCTCGACTCGGCCTACTCCGCGGCCAAGGCCGCGGTGTGGGGCCTGAGCATCGGTCTCGCGGCCGAGGCGCGCGAGGTCGGTGTGCAGGTGACGACGCTCATGCCCGTGGCGTGGACGCCGATGACGCACGACGCGTTCCCGAACCCCGTGGTGCAGGAGGCCATGAAGAAGAACGTCCCGCCGGAGGCGGTGTCGGCCTTCGTGACCTACCTCGCCCACCAGGACACCACGACGTACGCCGACACGTTCGAGATCGCGGGTGTCGCGGCGGGCCGTGTCGCCATCGCGGGCATGAAGCGCGTCGATGCCGCGGCGGCCACGCCCGAGGCGTGGGTCGAGCAGGCCCAGGCCCTGACAAAGGACGGCGAGCTGCGCGTGTTCCACAACGCGAGCGAGTCGTTCCGCGACCAGATGGTGCACCTCGCTCCCGAGCTGGACTCGGTGCTGCCGGAGGACGCCGCGAACGTGGAGAGGGTGTGAGCCCGGTGGCCGGCATCCTGGACGGCAAGGTTGCCATCATCACCGGCGGGGCGAAGGGAATGGGCGAGGCACACGTCCGGAAGTTCGTCGAGGAGGGGGCGAAGGTTGTCGTCGCCGACCTGGACGTCGAGAGCGGCAAGAAACTCGCGGACGAACTGGGCGGTGACGCCCTCTTCCTCGAACTCGACGTCACCGACCCGGGCAGTTGGGAGGAGGCGGTCCAGGAGACGAAAGCGGTGTTCGGCACCGTCGACGTCCTGGTCAACAACGCCGGGATCGCCGGCCCGATCACCGGTCTCCTCGAGGTCAGTGAGTACCTCTACCGCAGCATCATGGACATCAACCTGGCCGGGACCTTCTTCGGCATGCAAGCGGTGCTGCCCACCATGGTCGAGAACGGCAGGGGCTCCATCGTCAACATCTCGTCCCTGGCCGGCATGCGCTACGACACGACGGTGAACCCTGCGTACTCGGCATCCAAGTTCGCCATCCGAGGCTTCACCAAGCAGGCGGCCTTCGAGTTCGGCAAGCACGCGATCCGAGTCAACGCTGTGCTGCCGGGCGCCATCATGACACCGATGGCCCGGGACGCGCTGTCCGACGAGGCGATCGCATCCGTGACGAAGCACATCCCGGCGAGGCGCTTCGCGGACGCGAGCGAGGTGTCCGAGGCCGTCGTCTTCCTCGCCTCCGACAAGGCCGGCTACGTCAACGGCGTCGACCTCGTGGTCGACGGTGGCAAGGGCGCAATCAACCAGGACGTCCTCGGGTCCGAGTAGGGCGGCCCGAGTGCCGCCCGGCCACGGGCGTGTCCGCGCGTGCGGGCTGCTCAACATCCGTAACTCCCAGCAGGGAGACGTTCTTGGTCTCCCTGATCTGCAGCACGGCGACCAGGGAGATGACGGCGATGATCGTCATGTAGAGCGCGACCGCGATCCCGCTTCCGGTCTGCGATACGAGCAAGGTCGCCACGAAGGGCGCGGTCCCCCCGAAGAGCATGTACGCAAGGTTGTAGCTCACCGCGGCCGACGTATAGCGCACCCGTGTCGGGAACATCTCCACGAGCAGCAGGCTGTTCACCGCAGAGGTGCCTGCCTCCGCGGTGGCAAGCATCGCCTGGGCCCCCAGGAGTGCCCCGACCGACCCCTGCTGTGCCAGAAGGAAGGCCGGGATGGTGAGCAGGACGAACGCGAGGCAGGAGCCGAGCATGATCGGCTTGCGTCCCACGCGATCCGCCATGACCGCGAAGACTCCGATCAGCACCACGTGCAGAAGCAGAGCGGCCATGTTCGTGAAAAGCGCGGTGTCGCTGCCGAGCTTGATCCGTTCCTGGAAGTACGAGGGCAGGTACGTGGCAAGCATGTAGAACCCGACGCTGTTCGTCATCAGGAAGCCGAGCAGCAACAGGATCGGCTTGCCCTGAGTCCGGAGGCTCTCCTTCAGCGGTGCCGTGGCCACCCTTCCTTCCTTTTGCACTTTGCGGAACGCGGGGGTGTCCTCCACGCTGCGCCGGATGTAGAGGCCGATCAGCCCGAGCGGTCCGGCGATCAGGAAGGGAAGACGCCAGCCCCAGGAGCTGAAGTCCGACGCGGAGAGCGAGGCCGAGAGAAGAGCCGTGAGGCCCGCGGCAGCGACGAACGCGAGCGAGCTGCTCATCGGCAGCACACTCGCGTAGGTGGCGCGCTTGCCGGCGGGAGCGTGTTCGACCGTGAACGAGGCAGCTCCCGCAACCTCGCCACCTGCTGAGAAGCCCTGGATGCAACGCACCAGAACGAGGAGTGCCGGCGCGAGGACGCCGGTCTGATGGTGAGTGGGCAGCAGGCCGATCACGAATGTCGACGCGGACATCATGACGATGATCGTGGCCAGTGTGCGCTGTCGGCCGACCCTGTCGCCGAGCTTGCCGAATATCAATCCGCCCAGCGGTCTCAGCAGGAACGAGATACCGAAAGCCGCGAACGTCGCCAGCAGGGACAGATCCCGGTTGTGCGACGGGAAGAACACCGTCGCGATGGTGGTGGCGAGGTACCCGTAGAGCGCGTAGTCGAACCATTCGACGAAGTTGCCGATTCCACCTGCAGCGGCAACTCGCCTCAGCATGGAGCGGTCCGGCTGGGAGGTCACCTCAGGAACAATGTTCATACCTGCGCCGTCCTTCACTCTGGTTGCTTCGCCAACTCAGTTGCGTGGCCGGTCACTTCCTCGCTCGCGCGGTCGCACTCGGCATGGAGTCTCGACTGCTCGCGCGAGCTTGCGTTGAGCGTGGATGTCCCGCTCTGACGGCGATGCACACGTCACCGGGCGAAGAGCACCCTCGGTGCCCACCTCTTGCAGAAGCCGGATCCAGGGCCGGAGTCGAGGAAGGTGTCGTCGACGGGAGGCTGCGTCACTTCTTGGTGGCCGAGGTGCCTCGAGGACCTCGCCTCTCCGCGATCGACACGGCGCACCTGTGAAAGTACGCCGTCGTGACCGTCGTTGGTGCGAGCTCCCCGTCAAGGCAACTCGCACATGGTGAAGGTAGTGGCCGCAATGCGAAATGAAAAGAGGCTTGCAGCGATGTCTCAGAAGGCCAACCTCACGCCCCCACCAGTAGCGCCGTCAACTACCGCACCCTGGAGGAGCTCGCCCTGTCCGACGACGCCCCGCGGGCGCCGCCACCGCGGCATGAACGACAGCTCCGAGTTATTTGGCGTGCAATCTTCGTGGGATGTCGTGTCTTCCCAGCACGCCCCCCGGCCGGCTCCTCCTACGTTTTTCCTGGCGAGGGTCAGCGACGACGCGGCCCTCGACTTCACAGGAGGGCGAGGTTCTCAATGTCTTTGACCGATGCTCAGCTGGTGGAACTGTGGGACAAGCAGGCTCTCCACGACAACCTGATGATGTACGTCCGCGGGGCCGACCGCCACGACCGCGACCTCATTTTGTCGGCCTACTGGCCCGACTCCTGGGACAACCACGGAGCGTACGTCGGTGACGGGCCGGGCTGGGCGGATGCCGCACTCGCCTGGGAGGACCAGATCCTCAGCTGCAGCCACCACGTCACCAACGTCCTGTCCGAGATCGACGGCAACCGCGCCAAGCGCGAGTCGATGTTCCTCTGCGTCGTGCCCTTCAAGGAGACCGGCATGACGATGTATCAGGCGGGCCGCTACCGCGACCTGTGCGAGAAGCGCGACGGAGAGTGGAAGATCCTCCATCGCACCTGCGTCTGGGACTGGATCGACGTGAGGGAGACCAACACCGACTGGGGCATCGTGGGTGTCCCCCGGGTCTCGCACTGGGGCGCCTGGCGCGAGGACGATCCGATCTACAAGGACTGGATCAAGAGCGCCCCCACCGAATTCGCCCAATGAGCAGGTTCAGCCCATCGACGCGTCCAGCTCCCGCACCTTGCGCAGGGCCTTGACGTACAGCTCGCGGTGCTCAGGGTCCTCGTAGCGATGCAGGGGCGTCGTGATGGACAGGGCCGTCTGCGGCCACCGCGCGCCCTCGAAGATCGGGACCGCGAGCCCGCACGCACCGGTCACGTACTCCTGCTCGTCGATCGCGTACCCGCGCTCGCGCGTCCTCTCGAGTTCGGCGACGAGTGCCTCGCGGGATGTCACCGTGTTCTCGGTGCGTGCCGACAGCTTCCCGTCGGCGTCCCCCAGCCTGTCGACTGCTGCGGGCATGCCGTACGCGAGGAGTGCCTTGCCCGACGCGCGCGCATGGATGTCTCCCGACACCCCCACGCGCAGGTCGGCCACGCGCACCGAATGCGACCCCTCCTGGATCGCCACGATGGTCACGTCTCCGTCGTGCCACGCCGACAGGTAGGCCGTCTCTCCGGTCGTGCTGACGACGGTTTCCAGCATGTCGTAGGCCTGCCGGCTGGGCCGCCAGTCCGCCTCGACGCGTGAGCTCAGGGAGAGGATCTTGCCGCCCCCCAGGCTGTACTCGCGCTCATGACGCTGCAGATAGCCGGTGTACACGAGGGTGGACAAAAGGTGCGACAGCGTGGCCAGGTGCAGGCCCGCGCGCTGCGCGATGACCTGCGCACGCAGCGGCGTGTCGCTCTCGGCGACGATGTCGACGATGTCGAGGGCCCGGACGACCGACTGGACCAGGTCGCGAGGTGCCGCAGGGTCAGATTCAGAGTTCCTGGCCGTCACCCCACCAGGATATCACTCGCATGGTGAAAGTTTGGGCGACATCGATTCGCAATGCGGTTGTCTCATCCATTGACGTCACGCCCTGCCGCCCACTAGAAATACCTCATCGCGAAAGCCTCTATCGCATGACGATAGTTTTCCACGGCGGAACTGGAGACACCATGACGGCTACGCCGCCGCTGGCAGTCCCTCCCATCGCATCGACGCCGATCGGTGACGTCGGGCAGATCGGGATCCTCGTCAACGACTTCGACGCCGCGCTCGACCTCTACGGCCGCATGTTCGGGATCGAGGAGTGGACCTGCTACCACTACACACCTGAGTTCTTGCGCTGGTCCCGCTACGGCGATGCCGAGGGCAGGTTCGAGATGCTGCTCGCCATGGGCGGCTCCAGCCCGCAGGTCGAGCTCATCCAGCCGCTCACCGGCCCGAGCATCTACCAGGACTTCCTCGATGAGGGCCACGTCGGCCTGCACCACCTCGGCGTCTTCGTGGACGACCTGGACGGAGCGGTCGCCCGCATGGCCGAGTCGGGGTACCGCGTGACGCAGACGGCCCGGGGCTACGGCCTGAACGGAGACGGCGGGTTCGCCTACTTCGACACCGAGAAGGACCTCGGTGCCGTGATCGAGGCGATCGAGGTTCCCGACGTGCGCCGCCCCGGCGAGGTCCGCCGGACCGCCGGGGCCACGGAGCCCGACCCGGCCAGCCCGCAGACACCCCGGATCGACAACCCCCTTCGGGCCGAGAGTGTGGCCGTCGTCGGCCCCTCCCGCGACCCGTGGAAGACGTCGGGCCGCACGCTCGACTACCTGTCCCGGCTCCGGTTCGACGGGCGGTACTACGCGGTCAGCCCCCTCCACGACGAGGTGCTCGGGGTACCCACGTACCAATCGCTTTCCGCCCTGCCCGAGGTCCCGGACGTCGCCGTGCTCGTCGGCCCCGCAGACCGCGTGATCGAGGACCTGCGCGAGGCCGTGGCCATGGGCGTCCCCTTCGCCGTCGCCTTCGCCAGCGGGTTCGGCGAGACCGGCCGGCACGACCGCGACGAGAAGATTCGCGCGGTGCTCGCCGGGAGCAGCACACGCCTGATCGGCCCCAACTGCATCGGCTTCATGCACGTCGGCCGGTCCCTGACCGCGACGTTCTCGTCAGTCCTGCAGCGCACCCCTCTTCCGGTCGGGCACGTGGCGCTGTTCAGCCAGAGCGGCGGGCTGGGCAACGCGCTCATGCAGTCCCTGGTCGCGCGCGGCGTCAGCGGGCTGAGCGCCTGGAGCAGCTCCGGCAACGAGATCTCGCTGGGTTTCACCGACTGGGTCGGCTGGCTCACCGCCGAGGAGGACACGCGTGTCCTGGCCTCCATCGTCGAGAGCTTCCGCCCGGGCGACGACCTCGAGGCCGCGGCTGCGGCAGCCGGCGAGCGCGGGGTCCCCGTAGCGGTGCTCAAGCTCGGGCGCTCCGCCCGCGGTGCGCTCGGCGCGCGGTCGCACACCGGGAAGCTCGCGGGCAGCGGCCGGGTCGCCCAGAGCGTCCTGCGCCATCGCTTCGGGACGGTGTGCACCTCGCCCGAGCAGCTCCTCGATCTGACGGAGACGTTCGATGTCTTCGCCGGCAGGCTCGCCGGTGACGACCACGAGCTCACAGTCGTCACCACCTCCGGCGCACAGGCTGTCCTCTGGAACGACCTGGCGGAGGACCGCGACCTCACCTTCCGCGACCTCGGTACCGAGGCAGCCGCCAGGATCGCCGCGGCCGTGGGCAGCGACCACGTGGGCAACCCCGTCGACGTCGGCGTGCAGCTGACCACCGCCGACTACGTACGCATCGTCGACAGCGTGGTCACGACCTCGACGGGCGGGTGGGTCATCGTCACCGCGACGCGCCTGGCACACGACTTCGACGAACTCGCCGCCGGTATCGCGGCGATGGACGCCCCGGAGGGTGTACGGGTCGTCGTCGTCCCGCTGTCCGAGGACGACCGCGTCACGACCGAGCAGGCTCAGGTGTTGCGCGCCGCAGGAGCGATCGCACTGCCGACCGCCACCCGCGCCCTCGACGCGATCGCGTCCGCTGCCTCTTGGTCGAAGGTCCAGCGCACGCGCGCCGCGCGCGGTCAGCTCGTCGGCACGTCCCTGCGCTCAGCGGCCGCTGCCGGCGGAACCGAGTACCTCACGTTCCGGGAGATCGCCGAGGAGCTCGCCGCAGCTGGCGTCCCCGTACCCGCCAGCCGTGCCGAACGCGACGTCGAGTCCGTCGTCCGCGCCGCCGAGGAGATCGGCTTCCCCGTCGCCATCAAGATCGACGACCCCGACATCCTCCACAAGGCCGATGCAGGGGGCGTTTTCATCGGCGTCGACAACCCCGAGGCCGCGCGCCATGCGGCGGTCCGCCTTACCGCCATCCAGTCCGAGAACGCCACGATCTCCGTACAGACCATGGCCCCCGGCAAGACCGAGGTGCTCGTGGGCCTGCGCCGCGACCCCGAGTTCGGCCCCGTGTTGGTCCTGGGCGCCGGCGGCAGCATGACGGAGGCGATCGACGACATCAGCATCCTGCCGCTGCCCACCTCACGCCCCGAGGT
This window harbors:
- a CDS encoding nuclear transport factor 2 family protein — encoded protein: MSLTDAQLVELWDKQALHDNLMMYVRGADRHDRDLILSAYWPDSWDNHGAYVGDGPGWADAALAWEDQILSCSHHVTNVLSEIDGNRAKRESMFLCVVPFKETGMTMYQAGRYRDLCEKRDGEWKILHRTCVWDWIDVRETNTDWGIVGVPRVSHWGAWREDDPIYKDWIKSAPTEFAQ
- a CDS encoding acetate--CoA ligase family protein yields the protein MTATPPLAVPPIASTPIGDVGQIGILVNDFDAALDLYGRMFGIEEWTCYHYTPEFLRWSRYGDAEGRFEMLLAMGGSSPQVELIQPLTGPSIYQDFLDEGHVGLHHLGVFVDDLDGAVARMAESGYRVTQTARGYGLNGDGGFAYFDTEKDLGAVIEAIEVPDVRRPGEVRRTAGATEPDPASPQTPRIDNPLRAESVAVVGPSRDPWKTSGRTLDYLSRLRFDGRYYAVSPLHDEVLGVPTYQSLSALPEVPDVAVLVGPADRVIEDLREAVAMGVPFAVAFASGFGETGRHDRDEKIRAVLAGSSTRLIGPNCIGFMHVGRSLTATFSSVLQRTPLPVGHVALFSQSGGLGNALMQSLVARGVSGLSAWSSSGNEISLGFTDWVGWLTAEEDTRVLASIVESFRPGDDLEAAAAAAGERGVPVAVLKLGRSARGALGARSHTGKLAGSGRVAQSVLRHRFGTVCTSPEQLLDLTETFDVFAGRLAGDDHELTVVTTSGAQAVLWNDLAEDRDLTFRDLGTEAAARIAAAVGSDHVGNPVDVGVQLTTADYVRIVDSVVTTSTGGWVIVTATRLAHDFDELAAGIAAMDAPEGVRVVVVPLSEDDRVTTEQAQVLRAAGAIALPTATRALDAIASAASWSKVQRTRAARGQLVGTSLRSAAAAGGTEYLTFREIAEELAAAGVPVPASRAERDVESVVRAAEEIGFPVAIKIDDPDILHKADAGGVFIGVDNPEAARHAAVRLTAIQSENATISVQTMAPGKTEVLVGLRRDPEFGPVLVLGAGGSMTEAIDDISILPLPTSRPEVRDAIAAVRVVTAGLRKDPGAQTLDALTDAVMDLIAWAEQRGEVHEFEFNPILADPETATVTVVDAVVSVHLTLEGPN
- a CDS encoding SDR family NAD(P)-dependent oxidoreductase, translating into MTSSMSGKAGLVTGAGSGIGQAAAVALARAGASVMVSDIDEKAGAETVAMIEKEGGTAAFLRCDVSDEAQVEALVGATVSTFEKLDFAFNNAGTNGVFAPIGDIDSAVWDRVMKVSLYSLFYCLKHEVRAMEENGGGAIVNTASGAGLIGIAYNAPYTAAKFGVVGITRNVAMDYGSKGIRVNALAPGSTATPMMMNAFEQNPGDEFRNSILAGIPMGVLAEPEDQANAVVWLCSDHARMVTGVTLPVDGGYLAGK
- a CDS encoding MFS transporter gives rise to the protein MNIVPEVTSQPDRSMLRRVAAAGGIGNFVEWFDYALYGYLATTIATVFFPSHNRDLSLLATFAAFGISFLLRPLGGLIFGKLGDRVGRQRTLATIIVMMSASTFVIGLLPTHHQTGVLAPALLVLVRCIQGFSAGGEVAGAASFTVEHAPAGKRATYASVLPMSSSLAFVAAAGLTALLSASLSASDFSSWGWRLPFLIAGPLGLIGLYIRRSVEDTPAFRKVQKEGRVATAPLKESLRTQGKPILLLLGFLMTNSVGFYMLATYLPSYFQERIKLGSDTALFTNMAALLLHVVLIGVFAVMADRVGRKPIMLGSCLAFVLLTIPAFLLAQQGSVGALLGAQAMLATAEAGTSAVNSLLLVEMFPTRVRYTSAAVSYNLAYMLFGGTAPFVATLLVSQTGSGIAVALYMTIIAVISLVAVLQIRETKNVSLLGVTDVEQPARADTPVAGRHSGRPTRTRGRPG
- a CDS encoding IclR family transcriptional regulator, translating into MTARNSESDPAAPRDLVQSVVRALDIVDIVAESDTPLRAQVIAQRAGLHLATLSHLLSTLVYTGYLQRHEREYSLGGGKILSLSSRVEADWRPSRQAYDMLETVVSTTGETAYLSAWHDGDVTIVAIQEGSHSVRVADLRVGVSGDIHARASGKALLAYGMPAAVDRLGDADGKLSARTENTVTSREALVAELERTRERGYAIDEQEYVTGACGLAVPIFEGARWPQTALSITTPLHRYEDPEHRELYVKALRKVRELDASMG
- a CDS encoding SDR family NAD(P)-dependent oxidoreductase, whose translation is MPAQNLDFGGRIAIVTGAGQGMGRAHAKMLASRGARVVVNDLNADNAASVVAEIIDHGGTAVVDVNNVVTGAESIVRTAIDAYGGLDVVVNNAGINAFGTFWEMDRDTWWRVFDVAIKGVVEVSRAAMPHLIASGTGRLINISSNGLMGVPLDSAYSAAKAAVWGLSIGLAAEAREVGVQVTTLMPVAWTPMTHDAFPNPVVQEAMKKNVPPEAVSAFVTYLAHQDTTTYADTFEIAGVAAGRVAIAGMKRVDAAAATPEAWVEQAQALTKDGELRVFHNASESFRDQMVHLAPELDSVLPEDAANVERV
- a CDS encoding SDR family NAD(P)-dependent oxidoreductase, producing the protein MSPVAGILDGKVAIITGGAKGMGEAHVRKFVEEGAKVVVADLDVESGKKLADELGGDALFLELDVTDPGSWEEAVQETKAVFGTVDVLVNNAGIAGPITGLLEVSEYLYRSIMDINLAGTFFGMQAVLPTMVENGRGSIVNISSLAGMRYDTTVNPAYSASKFAIRGFTKQAAFEFGKHAIRVNAVLPGAIMTPMARDALSDEAIASVTKHIPARRFADASEVSEAVVFLASDKAGYVNGVDLVVDGGKGAINQDVLGSE